A single region of the Carassius gibelio isolate Cgi1373 ecotype wild population from Czech Republic chromosome A14, carGib1.2-hapl.c, whole genome shotgun sequence genome encodes:
- the p2ry10 gene encoding putative P2Y purinoceptor 10 — translation MTFVNTSCLVGNCSCPTHTDVWETTINKLYTYVYLIIFIPGLLCNTLALWVLCRFISKKTKAIIFMINLTIADLAHVLSLPLRIHYYITQDWPFGNMLCMLCFYLKYLNMYASIAFLVCISIQRCAFLLRPFCARKWKSRYDVCISAAVWVIVGLGCSPFILMRSKSNSGNNSTTCFKDLPMRKLDLRSAISMMVAAELLGFLGPLIITGFCTYLIVNSIRQRNQNQQFTGKTSKALRMVRVCTGVFLFCFAPYHISFLLYLMVSQSIITNCAVSQAIRQFHPISLCVASLNCCLNPLIYYFLTTEFKQQLSQHGSSVLRGRLMSMESTSSFRE, via the exons ATGACGTTTGTGAACACATCGTGTCTGGTGGGGAACTGCTCCTGTCCCACTCACACGGATGTCTGGGAAACAACTATAAACAAGCTCTACACATACGTTTATCTGATTATATTCATCCCAGGCCTGCTGTGCAACACCCTGGCTCTTTGGGTGCTGTGTCGGTTCATAAG CAAAAAGACCAAAGCCATCATCTTCATGATTAATCTAACCATAGCTGACCTGGCTCACGTGCTGTCGCTGCCTCTACGGATTCACTACTACATCACACAAGACTGGCCTTTCGGCAACATGTTATGTATGCTGTGTTTTTACCTGAAATACCTTAACATGTACGCTAGCATCGCATTTCTGGTCTGTATTAGCATTCAGCGCTGTGCTTTTCTCCTGCGGCCATTCTGTGCCAGGAAGTGGAAGTCTCGCTACGATGTCTGCATCAGCGCTGCAGTCTGGGTGATCGTGGGTCTCGGCTGCTCACCTTTCATTTTAATGAGGAGCAAATCAAATTCTGGAAATAACAGCACTACCTGCTTTAAAGACCTGCCAATGCGTAAACTGGATTTACGCTCAGCCATTTCCATGATGGTTGCTGCTGAACTCTTGGGATTTCTTGGTCCGTTAATTATCACTGGTTTCTGTACTTACTTAATAGTGAACTCCATCAGACAGAGGAACCAAAATCAGCAGTTCACTGGTAAAACGAGTAAGGCTTTGCGCATGGTTAGGGTGTGCACAGGGGTCTTCCTCTTCTGTTTCGCCCCCTACCACATCAGCTTCCTGCTGTACCTGATGGTGAGCCAAAGCATTATAACAAACTGTGCAGTAAGTCAGGCCATTAGACAATTTCACCCCATTTCTCTCTGCGTAGCAAGCCTGAACTGCTGCCTCAACCCTCTCATCTACTACTTCCTAACCACAGAGTTCAAGCAGCAGCTGTCTCAGCATGGCAGCTCTGTGCTCAGGGGCCGTCTGATGAGCATGGAGAGCACATCTTCCTTTAGGGAATGA